A DNA window from Micromonospora inyonensis contains the following coding sequences:
- a CDS encoding class I SAM-dependent methyltransferase, with translation MEATEIRKLAALEDTHWWYRERRALLARALRRLSTSGQRPGRALDIGAAGGGNTRVLRAYGWRPVALEYSAEGAGVARERGLDVIRADARHLPVGSANLDLVVAFDILEHVDADHLAAAEIRRTLRPGGTALIAVPCDMRLWSAHDVAVGHVRRYDRESLRATVEKAGLVVDELWSWNVLLRPVAAWRRRTSTGSDLDDLPAVVNLGLRAIITAERYLPVKGLPGVSLVLRAHRPTDD, from the coding sequence GTGGAAGCGACCGAGATCCGCAAGCTCGCCGCGCTCGAGGACACCCACTGGTGGTACCGCGAGCGTCGGGCGCTGCTGGCTCGGGCGCTGCGCCGGCTGTCCACCTCGGGTCAGCGCCCCGGCCGCGCGTTGGACATCGGCGCGGCCGGCGGCGGCAACACCCGCGTGCTGCGGGCGTACGGCTGGCGACCGGTCGCGCTGGAATACAGCGCGGAGGGCGCCGGGGTGGCCCGGGAGCGGGGACTGGACGTGATCCGGGCCGACGCCCGGCACCTGCCGGTCGGCTCCGCCAATTTGGACCTGGTGGTCGCCTTCGACATCCTCGAACACGTCGACGCCGACCATCTCGCCGCCGCCGAGATCCGCCGGACGCTGCGGCCGGGCGGGACCGCGCTGATCGCCGTACCGTGCGACATGCGGCTCTGGTCGGCGCACGACGTGGCGGTCGGGCACGTCCGCCGCTACGACCGGGAGTCGCTGCGGGCGACGGTGGAGAAGGCCGGCCTGGTCGTCGACGAGCTGTGGAGCTGGAACGTGCTGCTGCGGCCGGTCGCCGCGTGGCGGCGGCGCACCTCGACCGGCAGCGACCTGGACGACCTGCCCGCCGTCGTCAACCTCGGGCTCCGGGCGATCATCACCGCCGAACGGTACCTGCCGGTGAAAGGGCTGCCCGGGGTGTCGCTGGTGCTGCGCGCCCACCGTCCCACCGACGACTGA
- a CDS encoding acyl carrier protein produces the protein MTRDEITTGLAEILEEVAGVNPDEVAEGKSFTDDLDVDSLSMVEVVVAAEEKFGVKIPDNEVQNLKTVGDAVSYIEAQS, from the coding sequence ATGACCCGTGACGAGATCACCACCGGCCTCGCCGAGATCCTCGAAGAGGTGGCCGGGGTGAACCCGGACGAGGTGGCCGAGGGGAAGTCGTTCACCGACGACCTCGACGTCGACTCGCTCTCCATGGTCGAGGTCGTGGTGGCGGCAGAGGAGAAGTTCGGCGTCAAGATTCCCGACAACGAGGTGCAGAACCTCAAGACCGTCGGCGACGCCGTCAGCTACATCGAGGCGCAGTCCTGA
- a CDS encoding acetoin reductase, with product MGIQGKVAVVTGAGRGIGRAIALRLADDGADVAVNDVRAEGAEAVAEEIRARGRRAVAVPADVSDRDTVFGMMAKVADDLGRVDVMVSNAGMAQIKPLTEVTSQDLEPLFRLNVFGVLYCMQAAVAQMQKQGSGGKIINAASIAGHSAFDYLGAYSATKFAVIGITQAAAKELAQFGITVNSYCPGIVGTDMWEAIDQKLSGYLGLEQGEALKKYAGGIPLGRVETPEDVAAFVSYLAGPDSDYMTGQSVVIDGGLVMR from the coding sequence ATGGGCATTCAGGGCAAAGTTGCGGTCGTTACGGGAGCGGGTCGGGGGATCGGTCGGGCGATCGCCCTGCGGCTGGCGGACGACGGTGCCGACGTGGCCGTGAACGACGTTCGGGCCGAGGGGGCCGAGGCGGTAGCCGAGGAGATCCGGGCACGAGGCCGACGGGCCGTCGCGGTGCCGGCCGACGTCAGCGACCGGGACACCGTCTTCGGCATGATGGCGAAGGTGGCTGACGACCTCGGTCGCGTCGACGTCATGGTCTCCAACGCCGGCATGGCGCAGATCAAGCCGCTGACCGAGGTGACCTCCCAGGACCTGGAGCCGCTCTTCCGCCTGAACGTCTTCGGCGTCCTCTACTGCATGCAGGCCGCCGTGGCGCAGATGCAGAAGCAGGGCAGTGGCGGAAAGATCATCAATGCCGCCTCGATCGCGGGGCACTCCGCGTTCGACTACCTCGGCGCGTACTCGGCGACGAAGTTCGCGGTGATCGGGATCACCCAGGCCGCGGCGAAGGAGCTGGCGCAGTTCGGGATCACGGTCAACTCCTACTGCCCCGGGATCGTCGGCACGGACATGTGGGAGGCCATCGACCAGAAGCTCAGCGGCTACCTCGGCCTGGAGCAGGGCGAGGCGCTCAAGAAGTACGCGGGCGGGATCCCGCTCGGCCGGGTCGAGACCCCGGAGGACGTCGCCGCCTTCGTCTCCTACCTGGCCGGTCCCGACTCGGACTACATGACCGGCCAGTCCGTGGTGATCGACGGCGGCCTCGTCATGCGCTGA
- a CDS encoding beta-ketoacyl-ACP synthase III — protein MSGSRILSLGHYQPSRVVTNDEIAQLVETNDEWIRDRVGIASRRIADGETVADMASAAADKALANSGLTAADIDLVVVATCTSVDRSPNVACRVAARLGIHAPGAFDLNTACSGFAYALGTVDHAIRAGASRNALVIGAEKLSDFVDWTDRSTCIIFADGAGAAVVTATAEGEPAGVGPVVWGSVPEKGDAVRIEGWRPYVQQEGQAVFRWATTELAPLALQACERAGVRPEELAAFVPHQANARIIDGIARRLGITDAVIAKDIVESGNTSAASVPLALSKLVERREVPSGAPVLLFGFGGGLTYAGQVVRCP, from the coding sequence GTGAGCGGAAGCCGGATCCTTTCCCTCGGCCACTACCAGCCCTCGCGGGTGGTGACCAACGACGAGATCGCCCAGCTCGTGGAGACCAACGACGAGTGGATCCGGGACCGGGTGGGCATCGCCAGCCGGCGGATCGCCGACGGTGAGACGGTGGCCGACATGGCCTCCGCCGCCGCGGACAAGGCGCTGGCCAACTCCGGGCTGACCGCCGCCGACATCGACCTCGTGGTCGTGGCCACCTGCACGTCGGTCGACCGCAGCCCGAACGTCGCCTGCCGCGTCGCCGCCCGGCTGGGCATCCACGCGCCGGGCGCGTTCGACCTGAACACCGCCTGTTCGGGCTTCGCGTACGCGCTGGGCACCGTCGACCACGCCATCCGGGCCGGCGCGTCGCGCAACGCGCTGGTCATCGGCGCGGAGAAGCTCTCCGACTTCGTCGACTGGACGGACCGCTCGACCTGCATCATCTTCGCCGACGGGGCGGGTGCGGCGGTGGTCACCGCCACCGCCGAGGGCGAGCCGGCCGGGGTCGGCCCGGTGGTGTGGGGTTCGGTCCCGGAGAAGGGCGACGCGGTCCGGATCGAGGGCTGGCGGCCGTACGTCCAGCAGGAGGGGCAGGCGGTCTTCCGCTGGGCCACCACCGAACTGGCCCCGCTGGCCCTTCAGGCCTGCGAGCGGGCCGGCGTACGCCCGGAGGAGTTGGCCGCGTTCGTGCCGCACCAGGCCAACGCCCGGATCATCGACGGCATCGCCCGACGGCTGGGCATCACGGACGCCGTCATCGCCAAGGACATCGTCGAGTCCGGCAACACCTCGGCGGCGAGCGTGCCGCTGGCCCTGTCCAAGCTGGTCGAACGGCGGGAGGTGCCCTCGGGCGCCCCGGTGTTGCTGTTCGGCTTCGGCGGTGGGCTGACCTACGCCGGTCAGGTCGTCCGCTGCCCCTGA
- a CDS encoding MerR family transcriptional regulator produces MDDRTELFTIGQLADRTGLTVRTIRFWSDEGLLPPTTRSGGGYRLYDAAAVARLDLLRTLRDLGIGLDDVRRILGRQAGVPEVARAHVRALDAEIRTLRLRRAVLRSVVRRGSTTEELRLMHDLARLSARERQQIIDDFVTEVFAGIDADSRAGGIATAMRGAVPADLPDDPTDEEVDAWVELAELVRDPAFRRRAREMAVAGAAGGDTPPEPMPDVTPAREALAAGIAPDSPAAREVVDRIVDPALSTGERVALADRMSTFTDRRVERYWELVGVLHRRPPFPPMVPVFEWLIEALRAAR; encoded by the coding sequence GTGGACGACCGTACCGAGCTGTTCACCATCGGGCAGCTCGCCGACCGCACCGGTCTGACCGTACGCACCATCCGGTTCTGGTCGGACGAGGGACTGCTGCCGCCGACCACCCGGTCCGGCGGCGGCTACCGGCTCTACGACGCCGCCGCCGTGGCCCGTCTGGACCTGCTGCGGACGCTGCGGGACCTCGGCATCGGCCTGGACGACGTCCGGCGGATCCTCGGCCGGCAGGCCGGCGTGCCGGAGGTGGCGCGGGCGCACGTCCGGGCGTTGGACGCCGAGATCCGGACGCTGCGGCTGCGTCGGGCGGTGCTGCGGTCGGTCGTCCGTCGCGGAAGCACGACCGAGGAGTTGAGACTCATGCACGACCTGGCCCGACTCTCCGCCCGGGAACGGCAACAGATCATCGACGACTTCGTGACGGAGGTGTTCGCCGGCATCGACGCCGACTCCCGTGCCGGCGGCATCGCCACGGCGATGCGGGGAGCCGTCCCGGCCGACCTGCCGGACGACCCCACCGACGAGGAGGTGGACGCCTGGGTGGAGCTGGCCGAACTGGTGCGCGACCCGGCGTTCCGTCGCCGGGCCCGGGAGATGGCGGTGGCCGGGGCCGCCGGTGGGGACACCCCGCCGGAGCCGATGCCCGACGTGACCCCGGCCCGGGAGGCGCTCGCCGCCGGCATCGCCCCGGACTCCCCCGCCGCCCGGGAGGTCGTCGACCGCATCGTCGACCCGGCCCTCTCCACCGGGGAGCGGGTCGCGCTGGCCGACCGGATGTCCACCTTCACGGACCGACGGGTGGAGCGGTACTGGGAGCTGGTCGGGGTGCTCCACCGACGGCCACCGTTCCCGCCGATGGTGCCGGTGTTCGAGTGGCTGATCGAGGCGCTGCGCGCCGCCCGCTGA
- the fabF gene encoding beta-ketoacyl-ACP synthase II: MSRTDVVVTGLGATTPLGGDVTSTWDAMLAGRSGVSALTQEWAGQMPVRIAAQLAVDPAGLLDRVKLRRLDRSEAIALIAAHQAWADAGLADSGLDPERLGVSVGSGIGGAVTLLNQDDILEKSGPRRVSPHTVPMLMPNGPAAWVGLELGAQAGVHAVASACATGAEAIALGLDMIRAGRADVVVAGGTEAVIHPLPMAGFASMRAMSTRNDDPERASRPWDKGRDGFVLGEGAGIVVLERADHAAARGARVYARLAGAGITSDGYDIVQPHPEGAGAIRAIGKAIVDADVDRQDIVHVNAHATSTPVGDMAEVVALHKALGDHPVLTATKSMTGHLLGAAGALESIATILTIRDGVIPPTVNLDDPDDGLDLEVVANKARHMDVPAALNNSFGFGGHNVALVFTRV, translated from the coding sequence ATGAGTCGCACCGACGTCGTCGTCACCGGGCTCGGCGCGACGACCCCGTTGGGCGGGGACGTCACGTCGACCTGGGACGCCATGCTCGCCGGCCGCTCCGGGGTGAGTGCGCTCACCCAGGAGTGGGCCGGACAGATGCCGGTCCGGATCGCCGCGCAGCTCGCGGTCGACCCGGCCGGACTGCTGGACCGGGTGAAGCTTCGCCGGCTCGACCGGTCCGAGGCGATCGCCCTGATCGCCGCGCACCAGGCCTGGGCGGACGCCGGCCTGGCCGACTCCGGGCTCGACCCGGAGCGGCTGGGGGTGAGCGTCGGCTCGGGGATCGGTGGCGCGGTGACGCTGCTCAACCAGGACGACATCCTCGAGAAGTCCGGCCCTCGCCGGGTTTCCCCGCACACCGTGCCGATGCTGATGCCGAACGGTCCCGCCGCGTGGGTGGGGCTGGAGCTGGGTGCGCAGGCCGGCGTCCACGCGGTCGCCAGCGCCTGCGCCACCGGCGCGGAGGCGATCGCACTCGGCCTGGACATGATCCGCGCCGGCCGGGCCGACGTGGTGGTGGCCGGCGGCACCGAGGCGGTCATCCACCCGCTGCCGATGGCCGGTTTCGCCTCGATGCGGGCCATGTCCACCCGCAACGACGATCCGGAACGCGCCTCCCGGCCGTGGGACAAGGGCCGCGACGGCTTCGTCCTCGGCGAGGGCGCGGGCATCGTCGTCCTGGAGCGCGCCGACCACGCCGCCGCGCGCGGCGCGCGGGTCTACGCCCGGCTCGCCGGTGCCGGTATCACCTCCGACGGGTACGACATCGTGCAGCCCCACCCGGAGGGCGCGGGCGCCATCCGGGCCATCGGCAAGGCGATCGTCGACGCCGACGTGGACCGGCAGGACATCGTGCACGTCAACGCGCACGCCACCTCCACCCCGGTCGGCGACATGGCCGAGGTGGTGGCGCTGCACAAGGCGCTCGGTGACCACCCGGTGCTGACCGCGACCAAGTCGATGACCGGGCACCTGCTCGGCGCGGCCGGCGCGCTGGAGTCGATCGCCACGATCCTCACGATCCGCGACGGTGTCATCCCGCCGACCGTCAACCTGGACGACCCGGACGACGGCCTCGACCTGGAGGTGGTCGCCAACAAGGCGCGCCACATGGACGTCCCCGCCGCGCTGAACAACTCGTTCGGCTTCGGCGGGCACAACGTGGCGCTCGTCTTCACGCGGGTCTGA